A part of Cryptococcus gattii WM276 chromosome G, complete sequence genomic DNA contains:
- a CDS encoding Arginine-tRNA ligase, putative (Similar to TIGR gene model, INSD accession AAW44508.1): MASLQASDIPEKYFLPILPEIQGVDPTRSVVEAFKIAAAKLVADAWEEDVAKIYPAVEMGKKGADLSVAVVRFKRGKPADLEVWTKKVIDNFKADVFFSGVKTPDNKFLHFAFNKESFTYHLLRQINLTAAASVADPSNHTLAYGTTTEGAGKRVVVDFSSPNIAKPFHAGHLRSTIIGAVICNLHEANGWNVTRLNYLGDWGTQYGLLSVGFDRYGNEEELVKDPIHHLFQVYVKINSVRDEQKKKFEAGEIIPDEENIHLLAKKVFKDMEDGEPKAIAQWARFRDLSIEKLKGTYKKLNVHFDVYWGESQVSEESIERAVRIVQEKNLTCEDRGALLVDLTKFKMDKAIVRKGDGTSIYLTRDLGGAYDKYQKYKFDKHIYVVQAAQTLHFNQLFKTLELMGEPYADKLELVTFGLVKGMSTRKGNVVFLEDIIAEATDVMHEQMKSNEIKYAQVEDPEGTSAIIGTTAVKIQDMAGRRINDYDFDIKRCTSFEGDFGPFIQYSHVRLCSVQRKNPNVLVPQSINEIDLSILDEPKVNEIIMHLALYPTHVRNAFLQSEPSQLVTWCFKLGHLVGAAWETVKVTGQEEEIAKARLFFYVTTREVLASAMRMLSLTPIERM; encoded by the exons ATGGCTTCTCTCCAAGCTTCAGATATCCCTGAAAAGTATTTTCTCCCCATTCTGCCTGAGATCCAGGGTGTAGACCCCACCAGGAGCGTAGTCGAAGCGTTCAAGATCGCCGCGGCCAAGCTCGTGGCTGATGCCTGGGAGGAGGATGTAGCGAAGATTTACCCTGCTGTTGAGATGGGCAAGAAGGGTGCCGACCTTTCAGTTGCTGTGGTTAGGTTCAAAAGGGGAAAGCCCGCGGATCTGGAAGTCTGGACAAAGAAGGTCATTGACAAC TTCAAGGCGGATGTCTTTTTCTCTGGCGTGAAGACTCCTGACAACAAATTCCTCCATTTCGCCTTCAA CAAAGAGTCCTTTACCTACCATCTCCTTCGTCAAATCAATCTCACTGCCGCCGCCTCTGTCGCTGACCCCTCTAACCACACTCTCGCCTATGGTACCACCACTGAAGGCGCCGGCAAGCGCGTAGTTGTCGATTTCTCCTCTCCCAACATTGCCAAACCATTTCACGCTGGTCATTTGCGAAGTACCATCATTGGTGCCGTCATTTGCAACCTTCACGAGGCCAACGGCTGGAACGTTACGAGGTTGAACTACCTTGGTGACTGGGGAACTCAATATGGTCTCTTATCTGTTGGCTTTGACAGATACGGAAACGAGGAGGAGTTAGTCAAGGACCCTATCCACCACTTGTTTCAGGTCTACGTCAAGATAAACAGCGTTAGGGATGAacaaaagaagaagtttgAGGCAGGCGAGATTATCCCGGATGAGGAGAACATCCATTTGTTAGCTAAGAAGGTCTTCAAGGACATGGAGGACG GCGAGCCTAAGGCGATTGCCCAATGGGCCCGATTCCGAGATCTCTCCATCGAGAAGCTTAAGGGCACCTACAAGAAGCTCAACGTCCACTTTGATGTCTACTGGGGCGAATCTCAAGTTTCGGAGGAGTCCATAGAGCGAGCTGTCAGGATCGTTCAGGAGAAGAACTTGACTTGTGAGGACCGAGGAGCTTTATTGGTGGATTTGACCAAGTTCAAGATGGACAAGGCCATTGTCAGGAAGGGTGACGGTACCTCCATTTACCTTACCCGAGATCTCGGTGGTGCCTATGACAAGTATCAGAAGTACAAGTTCGACAAGCACATCTATGTCGTCCAGGCCGCTCAGACCTTGCATTTCAACCAGCTTTTCAAGACTCTTGAACTCATGGGCGAACCTTACGCTGACAAACTCGAGCTTGTTACTTTCGGTCTTGTCAAGGGTATGTCCACTAGGAAGGGTAACGTTGTCTTCCTGGAAGACATCATCGCCGAGGCCACCGATGTGATGCACGAGCAAATGAAGAGCAATGAGATCAAATACGCTCAGGTCGAGGATCCCGAGGGTACCAGTGCCATCATTGGTACCACTGCCGTCAAGATTCAAGACATGGCCGGTCGAAG GATTAACGACTATGACTTCGACATCAAGCGATGTACCTCTTTCGAAGGCGACTTCGGACCCTTCATCCAATACTCCCACGTTCGTCTTTGTTCCGTTCAGCGCAAGAACCCCAACGTTCTCGTTCCGCAATCCATCAACGAGATCGATCTTTCCATCCTCGACGAGCCTAAGGTCAACGAGATCATCATGCATCTCGCCCTTTACCCCACCCACGTCCGAAACGCTTTCCTCCAAAGTGAACCCAGTCAACTTGTCACCTGGTGTTTTAAGTTGGGGCACTTGGTCGGTGCTGCTTGGGAGACTGTAAAGGTTACTGGtcaggaggaagagattgCCAAGGCGAGATTGTTCTTCTACGTCACTACCAGGGAGGTTCTGGCGAGCGCGATGAGGATGTTGAGTTTAACTCCTATCGAGAGGATGTAA
- a CDS encoding Hypothetical protein (Similar to TIGR gene model, INSD accession AAW44506.1; CNG01300), which yields MPAVKKEELFQTKEPQSMEEEEESGSEEEYEVEKVIKHRGKGLVADLRSASAEEAVAAYWETQEKTATAPRKRGRQEASMVPQASISPKPESSKQAAKKARTSTTSNGIKDSKAPMGKGDGDDGASDDDIDRQYSGSLDKYNDLKSWENVVQSIETVEQGEGGQLIVYATMYVSR from the exons ATGCCAGCAgtaaagaaggaagaactATTTCAGACGAAGGAGCCTCAGTcaatggaagaggaggaggaatCTGGATCGGAGGAGGAATATGAAGTGGAAAAGGTCATTAAGCATCGAGGGAAGGGG CTCGTGGCTGATTTGAGAAGTGCGAGTGCTGAAGAAGCTGTCGCTGCTTACTGGGAAACGCAAGAAAAGACGGCCACAGCCCCTAGAAAGCGAGGACGTCAAGAAGCATCTATGGTTCCGCAAGCATCCATAAGTCCCAAACCTGAATCATCCAAGCAAGCCGCTAAGAAGGCACGGACGAGTACAACCTCAAATGGAATAAAGGATTCCAAAGCACCCATGGGCAAAGGggatggtgatgatggAGCATCGGACGATGATATTGACCGGCAGTACAGCGGGAGCCTTGACAAATATAATGACCTGAAGAGCTGGGAGAATGTGGTCCAAAGTATTGAGACAGTTGAGCAGGGGGAAGGCGGCCAATTAATTGTTTACGCTACCATGTACGTCTCTCGATGA
- a CDS encoding t-complex protein 1, delta subunit (tcp-1-delta), putative (Similar to TIGR gene model, INSD accession AAW44504.1), producing the protein MASAAAAPSGPGASISDRSFTDKGRPTEVRLSNMNAAKAVADAVRTSLGPKGMDKMIQTGNGEVVITNDGATILKHMAVLHPAARMLVELSQAQDIEAGDGTTSVVVLAGSLLSAAEKLLAQGIHPTTVAQSFQNAASKAVEFLEGMSMPVDLNDRESLLRAARTSLNSKIVSQYSSTLAPIAVSAVTRLVTSASSNVDLRDIRIVKKVGGTIEDTELVEGLALNQIAMTNAGGPTRMEKAKIGLIQFQLSSPKPDMDNQIVVNDYRQMDKILKEERQYLLNLCKRIKKTGCNVLLIQKSILRDAVTDLSLHFLAKLKILVIKDIERDEIDFIAKSTGAKPVADIEAFTEDKLGSAELVEETNQSGAKVVKVTGVKNAGKTVSVVCTGANELVLEESERSLHDALCVVRCLVKKRALIAGGGAPEIHVSRLLTDYAHTLKGKEAYCFQAFAEALEIIPTTLAENAGLNPISIVTELRNKHALGDRNAGINVKKGIISNILEENVVQPLLVSTSALELATETVALILRIDDIQFSR; encoded by the exons ATGGCTTCCGCTGCAGCAGCTCCTTCAGGCCCTGGAGCTTCAATCTCCGACCGCTCTTTCACTGATAAG GGGAGACCTACTGAAGTCAGGTTGTCCAACATGAACGCGGCGAAGG CCGTTGCGGACGCCGTGCGAACTAGTTTGGGACCAAAGGGAATGGACAAGATG ATCCAAACCGGTAATGGAGAAGTCGTCATCACCAATGATGGCGCTACCATCCTCAAGCATATGGCCGTGCTTCACCCTGCCGCACGAATG CTTGTTGAGCTCTCACAAGCTCAGGATATCGAGGCGGGAGATGGTACAACCAGTGTTGTCGTTCTTGCCGGAAGTCTGCTATCCGCCGCCGAAAAGCTCCTTGCCCAAGGTATCCACCCCACAACAGTCGCCCAGTCTTTCCAGAACGCCGCTTCCAAGGCTGTCGAGTTCCTCGAGGGTATGAGCATGCCCGTTGATTTGAACGACCGAGAGAGTCTGTTGCGTGCTGCCCGGACAAGTCTGAATTCCAAG ATCGTTTCCCAATACTCCTCAACCCTTGCCCCCATTGCGGTTTCCGCTGTCACCCGACTTGTCACCTCCGCCTCTTCCAATGTCGACTTGAGAGATATCAGAATAGTGAAGAAGGTTGGCGGGACGATTGAAGACACTGAGCTTGTTGAAGGTCTGGCGCTTAACCAAATCGCGATGACCAATGCGGGAGGACCTACAAGGATGGAAAAGGCTAAGATTGGTTTGATTCAATTCCAGCTTAGTAGCCCTAAGCCCGAC ATGGATAACCAGATCGTAGTTAACGACTACCGACAGATGGACAAGATCTTGAAGGAAGAGCGACAATATCTTCTCAACCTCTGCAAGCGTATCAAGAAGACGGGTTGTAATGTCCTCCTCATTCAAAAATCTATCCTTCGCGACGCCGTCACCGACCTTTCCCTTCACTTCCTTGCCAAGCTCAAGATCCTTGTCATCAAGGACATTGAGCGAGACGAAATCGACTTCATTGCCAAGTCCACCGGTGCCAAACCCGTGGCGGACATTGAGGCCTTCACCGAGGACAAGCTCGGTTCCGCAGAGTTGGTGGAGGAAACTAACCAGTCTGGTGCCAAGGTCGTGAAAGTTACTGGTGTCAAAAACGCGGGTAAGACCGTGAGTGTCGTTTGCACGGGTGCGAATGAGCTTGTGCTTGAAGAGAGTGAGAGGAGTTTGCATGATGCTTTGTGTGTTGTGAGATGTCTTGTGAAGAAGCG TGCATTAATCGCCGGTGGTGGTGCCCCTGAAATTCATGTTTCTCGTCTCCTGACAGATTATGCCCATACACTCAAGGGTAAAGAGGCCTATTGCTTCCAAGCATTCGCGGAAGCTCTGGAAATCATCCCCACCACACTTGCCGAAAACGCTGGTCTCAACCCCATCTCCATCGTTACGGAGCTGAGAAACAAGCATGCTCTTGGTGACCGGAATGCAGGTATCAATGTGAAGAAGGGAATTATCAGTAACATCTTGGAGGAGAACGTGGTTCAACCTTTATTGGTGTCCACGAGTGCTTTGGAGTTGGCGACTGAGACGGTGGCGTTGATTTTGAGGATTGACGATATTCAG TTTTCACGATAA
- a CDS encoding Hypothetical Protein (Similar to TIGR gene model, INSD accession AAW44499.1): protein MSVRNTSGKFSLSSFGRKVSGIDRASSPTRDSGSNEDDHSPVRESHGAGFDGLGKKLKGSLAHNNLLPALGHKDLRALQDIISSEKGVLQMSEKLAAETSKASASLPPYGIQEGPDLQDILTQSSNLLSNLSTALNVFAGHQAEMRACLKRVREREEALMGLKSRRKSTGAKAETAERKLAKMGPENKSLPQQTELLERLRSDMRQMDQDITTEETKIGDFKRQALKEALSYKFGGLEELGEKMCIIGELGKLLLEEVPLEETPVGYGRAPYAGYEKTESAVKEATKCLATVQFHAASSNPKPPGLPEPGFAAPLPTPSIPHNECSIAVANEYADYPANTPISPEGKGKQRETYPMDAADPYGGIEQDPYSPETTNGQHKIYSDFGGTRQVMFQDPNNDHPSASELAIRSVPGPSGTGHEEEKVYGYEYEQQKQMDAEDAWKKLEAEEAAWKSQETVETQSNPHSPTETIPATVPAPAPQEDGDMYAPWQPLNLKKENSAESPATVLHDGPVPVAHSPTLAPIPLGEPTNPAPVETEDLPPTELVPPQPAWRAGATPTPGASEFHTPLSSPNPALDNTGLNSGSVDKEPAREYFPSNMGTGGKISAAAFRKGTKPKTSLGPEDSPNTSVGSPVTSIGEVRRLPIPPSGPAGIELPASPVSGTAKRGDGYEEGRMASPPPVYQSEESLR, encoded by the exons ATGTCTGTCCGCAATACTTCAGGCAAATTCTCTCTGAGCTCATTCGGTCGCAAAGTATCGGGCATAGACCGCGCCTCCTCTCCAACCCGAGACTCAGGCTCAAACGAAGATGATCACTCCCCTGTCCGGGAGTCGCACGGAGCCGGCTTCGACGGGCTCGGTAAGAAGCTCAAAGGAAGTTTAGCCCATAACAATTTGCTGCCTGCCCTTGGACACAAGGATTTGAGGGCTTTACAGGA TATCATCTCGTCCGAAAAGGGCGTACTTCAGATGTCTGAAAAGCTCGCTGCCGAAACCTCCAAGGCTTCCGCTTCCCTCCCCCCCTACGGTATACAAGAAGGCCCCGATCTCCAAGACATCCTCACCCAATCATCTAACCTTCTCAGCAACCTTTCTACTGCCCTCAATGTTTTTGCCGGCCATCAAGCGGAGATGCGAGCATGTTTGAAGCGAGTCCGCGAAAGGGAAGAAGCGCTCATGGGGCTCAAGAGTCGAAGAAAGAGTACCGGAGCAAAGGCTGAGACGGCGGAGAGGAAGTTGGCCAAGATGGGTCCTGAGAACAAGAGTTTGCCTCAGCAGACCGAGCTTTTAGAAAGATTGAGGAGTGATATGAGACAGATGGATCAGGACATTACCACTGAGGAGACCAAGATCGGTGACTTCAAGCGCCA GGCTTTGAAAGAAGCTCTTTCATACAAGTTCGGTGGTCTCGAAGAGCTCGGAGAAAAGATGTGCATCATTGGCGAGCTCGGTAAGCTCTTGCTTGAGGAAGTTCCTCTTGAAGAGACTCCTGTAGGTTACGGACGCGCGCCGTACGCTGGCTACGAGAAGACCGAGAGTGCAGTCAAAGAGGCTACCAAATGT CTCGCCACTGTCCAATTCCATGCCGCCAGCTCTAACCCCAAGCCCCCTGGTCTCCCTGAACCCGGGTTCGCGGCTCCTCTCCCCACTCCTTCTATCCCTCACAATGAGTGCAGCATTGCGGTTGCCAATGAGTATGCTGACTACCCTGCCAACACCCCCATATCTCCGGAAGGCAAGGGCAAGCAGAGAGAGACCTACCCCATGGACGCCGCCGACCCTTACGGTGGAATCGAGCAGGACCCTTACTCTCCAGAGACAACCAATGGACAGCATAAAATCTACAGTGACTTCGGAGGTACCCGTCAAGTGATGTTCCAGGATCCCAACAACGACCATCCGTCTGCTTCTGAACTTGCTATCCGCTCTGTCCCTGGGCCTAGCGGTACTGGGCatgaggaggaaaaagTGTATGGCTACGAGTATGAACAACAGAAACAGATGGATGCAGAAGATGCTTGGAAGAAGCTTGAGGCGGAAGAAGCTGCATGGAAGTCTCAAGAGACTGTCGAGACACAGTCTAATCCTCATTCTCCGACTGAAACTATCCCTGCCACTGTTCCGGCACCCGCTCCGCAGGAAGATGGGGATATGTACGCCCCCTGGCAGCCTCTGAATCTGAAGAAAGAGAACAGCGCCGAGAGTCCTGCCACTGTTTTGCATGACGGTCCTGTCCCTGTCGCTCATTCTCCCACTCTCGCACCCATTCCTCTGGGTGAACCCACCAACCCCGCTCCTGTCGAGACTGAAGACCTTCCCCCCACTGAGCTTGTACCGCCTCAGCCAGCTTGGAGAGCCGGAGCTACCCCAACCCCAGGCGCATCCGAATTCCACACTCCCTTATCCAGTCCTAACCCTGCACTTGATAATACCGGCTTGAACAGCGGTTCTGTCGACAAGGAGCCCGCTCGGGAATATTTCCCGTCGAACATGGGTACTGGCGGTAAAATCAGCGCCGCTGCCTTCCGGAAGGGTACCAAACCCAAGACTAGTTTGGGCCCAGAAGATAGTCCCAATACATCTGTGGGAAGCCCAGTGACAAGTATTGGAGAGGTGAGGAGGTTGCCTATACCACCTAGTGGGCCTGCGGGTATCGAGCTGCCGGCGAGTCCTGTTTCTGGAACAGCGAAGCGTGGGGATGGGTatgaagaagggaggaTGGCTAGTCCTCCACCTGTTTACCAGAGTGAAGAATCTCTGCGATAA